From Actinopolymorpha cephalotaxi, one genomic window encodes:
- a CDS encoding DUF6131 family protein, whose amino-acid sequence MIVLGVILLILGAILKISILWTIGIILLVVGVIFLILGRIGKPVGGRRVWW is encoded by the coding sequence GTGATCGTTCTCGGCGTCATCCTGCTGATCCTCGGCGCGATCCTCAAGATCTCGATCTTGTGGACCATCGGGATCATCCTGCTGGTGGTCGGGGTCATCTTCTTGATCCTCGGCCGGATCGGCAAGCCAGTCGGCGGCAGGCGAGTTTGGTGGTAG